The region TTTGTAAGATTAACTTCCGGAAGTTATGAGCCAAATCTAGCGGAACTTCCACCAAAAGTTCCGGAACTTAAACCATACCAAGTGGATACAGCCATTTATGACCACCTCTTGAATGGGGGATCTAAATGGAAGCAATGATTGAGCATTACTGCAAGAAACTTAAAATTGGCAAAGTGTTCTACAAGGATTATAAGCAGATTAAGGCCGACACCCATGAAGCATTTTTACTGGAACTTTTAAAGCGTGAGTTTGAAAACCGGGAGGTAGTCCGTAAGAACAGGTTACTGCGAACAGCTAATTTCGATGTCGTAAAGACTTTTGAAAAGTATGATTTTGGCCATATCCAGGTTCCACCAACTATTACGATTGAGGATATCACTACTGTCAAATTCTTAAGCAAAAAAGAGAACTTAATTTTATATGGTCCTGTGGGTACTGGCAAAAGCCACTGTGCAACGGCAATTGGCGTGGAAGCTTGTAGCCAGGGCATGAGAGTACGATTCTTCCGGACGGCAGCGCTGGTTAACCAGCTTACTGATGCTAAAGCACAGGGTGAGCTGCGTCGGTTTATGAAACAGTTAGAGAAAACTGACCTTTTGATCTGTGACGAATGGGGCTTTATCCCCTTTGAGAAGGAAGGTGCCCAGCTGCTATTCCAGGTAATCTCGGAGTGCTATGAAAAACGCAGCGTGATAATTACCACGAACCTTGAATTTAGCCGCTGGAACGGCATCTTTTACGACGAAATAATGACTGCGGCAATTATAGACCGACTGATCCACCACAGTCATTTGCTGATGTTCACCGGCCCAAGTCACCGGCTGATGAACTCGCCCGTAAATTCTTGATTATGGAGGTGCCTGATTATAGTAAAGGTTTGCTAATTTTAAAACATGTTTTTGGGTGGGCCTCGGAGGTAAGAATCTCTTGGCAGGAGGCGCCGAAGGGAAGCCTTGACAGACGGGTGCCCTGCGCGTGGTATAATTGCCGTCCGACGGGCATGTACATTAATCATGTTTCCCGGAGCCGCCCCGTCGGTGTAGCTAAGTGACCACGCGCAGGGTGGCTGTCAAGGCCGCCGGACTATCTTTGAATGTAGTTGTTCAGATTAGGATGTTAATTATCTTACCATAAAATGGTATAAATGGAAGCAGGGGTGCTCTAGAAATTAACTTCCGTTTGCTACATTTTTATCTTGCCAAACAC is a window of Desulfolucanica intricata DNA encoding:
- the istB gene encoding IS21-like element helper ATPase IstB translates to MEAMIEHYCKKLKIGKVFYKDYKQIKADTHEAFLLELLKREFENREVVRKNRLLRTANFDVVKTFEKYDFGHIQVPPTITIEDITTVKFLSKKENLILYGPVGTGKSHCATAIGVEACSQGMRVRFFRTAALVNQLTDAKAQGELRRFMKQLEKTDLLICDEWGFIPFEKEGAQLLFQVISECYEKRSVIITTNLEFSRWNGIFYDEIMTAAIIDRLIHHSHLLMFTGPSHRLMNSPVNS